Proteins from one Catenuloplanes atrovinosus genomic window:
- a CDS encoding glycosyltransferase, with the protein MARFLFSATALAGHVNPALPLVAALTAAGHRVRFMTGAEFGDAIIRAGAEFHRAPPEAEVGDSNLDRRFPERAALRGLRKLRWDLAHLFVAPAVPVAAELGRLLADEPADLLVADVLCLGAGLAAEAGGPPLALYGMSVLPFPSVDVAPTGLALPPRSGPLGRLRNRALHALVRRTVFGFTTGLMDAQRARLGLPPAGRTALEIAPPAAYLQLSPPGFEYPRGDLPGFVHFVGHPRPRPPDPGWARPAWWSEVECARRPVVVVTQGTVATDLGQLVRPALAALAGEDVLVVALTSGADPAELGALPANARTAAWVPFGALFPHASVVVTNGGFGGVQTALGFGVPLVVAGRTEDKAEVAARVAYSGVGVDLRTQTPAPAAIRDAVRRVLAGPSFAARARALRDETGGQDPAERASALLTALANGRM; encoded by the coding sequence ATGGCGCGGTTCCTGTTCTCGGCCACGGCGCTGGCCGGGCACGTGAACCCGGCGCTTCCGCTGGTCGCGGCGTTGACCGCGGCCGGGCACCGGGTGCGGTTCATGACCGGCGCCGAGTTCGGCGACGCGATCATCCGGGCCGGCGCCGAGTTCCACCGGGCGCCGCCGGAGGCCGAGGTCGGCGACTCCAACCTGGACCGGCGGTTCCCGGAGCGGGCCGCGCTGCGCGGGCTGCGCAAGCTGCGCTGGGACCTCGCGCACCTGTTCGTGGCGCCGGCCGTGCCGGTGGCCGCGGAGTTGGGGCGGCTGCTGGCGGACGAGCCGGCGGACCTGCTGGTGGCGGACGTGCTGTGTCTCGGCGCCGGGCTGGCCGCGGAGGCCGGTGGCCCGCCGCTCGCGCTCTACGGCATGAGCGTGCTGCCGTTCCCCAGCGTGGACGTGGCGCCGACCGGGCTGGCGCTGCCGCCCCGGTCCGGCCCGCTCGGCCGGCTCCGCAACCGGGCGCTGCACGCGCTGGTCCGGCGCACCGTGTTCGGGTTCACGACCGGGCTGATGGACGCGCAGCGTGCCCGGCTCGGGCTGCCGCCGGCCGGCCGGACCGCGCTGGAGATCGCGCCGCCCGCCGCGTACCTGCAGCTCTCGCCGCCCGGGTTCGAGTATCCGCGCGGCGACCTGCCGGGCTTCGTCCACTTCGTCGGGCATCCCCGCCCGCGGCCGCCGGACCCGGGCTGGGCGCGGCCGGCGTGGTGGTCCGAGGTGGAGTGCGCGCGGCGGCCGGTCGTGGTGGTCACCCAGGGCACGGTCGCCACCGACCTCGGCCAGTTGGTCCGGCCCGCGCTGGCCGCGCTCGCCGGCGAGGACGTGCTGGTGGTGGCGCTGACCTCGGGCGCGGACCCGGCTGAGCTGGGCGCGCTGCCGGCGAACGCGCGCACGGCCGCCTGGGTGCCGTTCGGCGCGCTCTTCCCGCACGCGTCCGTGGTGGTGACGAACGGCGGCTTCGGCGGCGTGCAGACCGCGCTCGGCTTCGGCGTGCCGCTGGTGGTGGCCGGCCGGACCGAGGACAAGGCGGAGGTGGCGGCGCGCGTGGCGTACAGCGGCGTGGGGGTTGATCTGCGCACCCAGACGCCGGCGCCGGCGGCGATCCGGGACGCGGTGCGCCGGGTGCTGGCCGGCCCGTCGTTCGCGGCCCGGGCCCGCGCGCTGCGCGACGAGACCGGCGGCCAGGACCCGGCCGAGCGCGCGTCCGCGCTGCTCACGGCGCTGGCGAACGGCCGTATGTAA
- a CDS encoding DMT family transporter encodes MNRRAWFLFLTVSLLWGMPYLLIKVAIEDLSPLAVVFGRLAIAALVLLPIAAARGVLTALRGRLLVITTISFVHIVGPFLLITYGEVHISSSLTALLIAIEPAVVTLLLLRTEPLSLGRAAGLGLGFAGVAVLVGADISGDRLGLIGAGMVLLATIGYAVATILVQRWAADVPPVALTAGTTTISSLVLLPFALFALPVAPVRPVSWLALAGLGVLCTAVALLAFYGLIAEAGPSRAGLVTYVNPVVAVLLGVALLGEPIGVATVAGFALIASGCWLSTRPARPSAPAGDEVPETLPATRDAAVTTPA; translated from the coding sequence GTGAACAGACGTGCCTGGTTTCTCTTCCTCACCGTCTCCCTGCTGTGGGGGATGCCGTACCTACTGATCAAGGTGGCGATCGAGGACCTGTCGCCGCTGGCGGTGGTCTTCGGCCGGCTCGCCATCGCCGCGCTGGTGCTGCTGCCGATCGCGGCCGCGCGCGGCGTGCTCACCGCGCTGCGCGGGCGGCTGCTGGTGATCACCACCATCTCGTTCGTGCACATCGTCGGCCCGTTCCTGCTCATCACGTACGGCGAGGTGCACATCAGCTCCTCGCTGACCGCGCTGCTGATCGCGATCGAGCCGGCCGTGGTCACGCTGCTCCTGCTGCGCACCGAGCCGCTCAGCCTCGGCCGGGCCGCCGGCCTGGGCCTGGGCTTCGCCGGCGTCGCGGTGCTGGTCGGCGCGGACATCTCCGGCGACCGGCTGGGCCTGATCGGCGCCGGCATGGTGCTGCTGGCCACGATCGGCTACGCGGTCGCGACCATCCTGGTGCAGCGCTGGGCCGCGGACGTGCCGCCGGTCGCGCTGACCGCCGGCACCACCACGATCAGCTCGCTGGTGCTGCTGCCGTTCGCGCTGTTCGCGCTGCCGGTCGCGCCGGTACGGCCGGTGTCCTGGCTGGCGCTGGCCGGGCTCGGCGTGCTCTGCACCGCGGTCGCGCTGCTCGCCTTCTACGGCCTGATCGCGGAGGCCGGCCCGTCCCGCGCCGGCCTGGTCACCTACGTCAACCCGGTGGTCGCGGTGCTGCTCGGCGTCGCGCTGCTCGGCGAGCCGATCGGCGTCGCCACGGTGGCCGGCTTCGCCCTGATCGCCTCCGGCTGCTGGCTGTCCACCCGCCCGGCCCGCCCCTCCGCGCCGGCCGGCGACGAGGTCCCGGAGACGCTCCCCGCCACCCGCGACGCGGCGGTCACCACGCCCGCCTGA
- a CDS encoding LysR family transcriptional regulator, whose amino-acid sequence MIDVHRLRVLREVARHGSFNRAAVALRMTASAVSQQIAALERSVGTPVVARSTRGVRLTDAGLILTETADAVTAELDRAVHDLARLSGDADRHLAVATFTSGGQRLLPPALGRFHREHPDVLLNVVEADTEESLPRVSTGEADLAIAYHFDGPPPSVPGLAWTPLLDDPMWVVLPSGHPMAGRDTVTLGELAEERWILGCVGLDDMLGQHAALAGFAPVIACRSTDYVFAQSMVRAGIGISLVPQVALAADRGGLSVVPLMGPGPIRYVGVATPRRRVRPVAAALLRALQETVAGLPVA is encoded by the coding sequence ATGATCGACGTGCACCGGCTCAGGGTACTGCGCGAGGTGGCGCGGCACGGCAGCTTCAACCGCGCGGCGGTCGCGCTGCGGATGACCGCGTCCGCGGTCTCCCAGCAGATCGCCGCGCTGGAGCGCTCGGTCGGCACCCCGGTCGTCGCGCGCAGCACGCGCGGTGTGCGGCTGACCGACGCGGGCCTGATCCTGACCGAGACCGCGGACGCGGTCACCGCGGAGCTGGATCGGGCCGTGCACGACCTGGCCCGGCTGTCCGGCGACGCGGACCGGCACCTCGCGGTCGCCACGTTCACCAGCGGCGGGCAGCGGCTGCTGCCGCCCGCGCTCGGCCGGTTCCACCGCGAGCACCCGGACGTGCTGCTCAACGTGGTGGAGGCGGACACCGAGGAGAGCCTGCCGCGGGTGAGCACCGGGGAGGCGGATCTGGCGATCGCGTACCACTTCGACGGCCCGCCGCCGTCCGTGCCGGGCCTGGCGTGGACGCCGCTGCTCGACGATCCGATGTGGGTGGTGCTGCCGTCCGGCCATCCGATGGCCGGCCGGGACACGGTCACGCTCGGCGAACTGGCCGAGGAGCGCTGGATCCTCGGCTGCGTCGGCCTCGACGACATGCTCGGGCAGCACGCGGCGCTGGCCGGGTTCGCGCCGGTGATCGCGTGCCGGAGCACCGACTACGTGTTCGCGCAGTCGATGGTCCGGGCCGGCATCGGCATCAGCCTGGTGCCGCAGGTGGCGCTGGCCGCCGACCGCGGCGGCCTGTCCGTGGTGCCGCTGATGGGCCCGGGCCCGATCCGGTACGTGGGTGTGGCCACGCCGCGGCGGCGGGTGCGCCCGGTGGCGGCCGCGCTGCTGCGGGCGCTGCAGGAGACGGTCGCGGGGCTGCCGGTCGCTTGA
- a CDS encoding LamG-like jellyroll fold domain-containing protein — translation MSGPGIDTPAGYTGTHRIGSGGGATVYRAWDERGARWVALKLFHRYVRSQAAVLAYQDACRAVGRLGGHPSIAAVHAVGVTPTGRAWQAMRLGEGGTLAEALLRTGPVDQAWVLAAAVRLADALAYAHGLAVPHGAVRLSNVLLDLEGRPLLSDFSVGTAYLSPRDDLAGLGEVLFALLTGAVPQPGFGVYAGLATPGVLAVPGLADVLGAVLGVPSAVEVDSARQFGERLRELQAAAGFAVSPPDPWLDAPAAVPGARRTLELGSAAEGDRVPAVERAPGAGCGPGRQRSRETEPSTPDAGEAEADRTGAEPAGPAVTAEAAEAAEAAEAAEAVGQVDAAADPEGDDPREDEPAAPAEVEPGEDSPEADRSGPPELSPIDLMHRRESRRRRITVAALTTGTLLIGVAAIPTTRSFLAGELEPAPTPAPTGAPSPPRSSAPPLRAARPLPPDGVTGGLQLWWPADETTGRTLADASGTGNTATLSGTAGRVAGGHDGTGSAMRFSASTPDGQASAGRPAVRTDRSFTVMAWAYLTDRRADRGILCQPGAVGSAFILRYDRAADAWRALLPRTDSTAPDADVATGTSTPQLRTWTHLAVTHDAATGTVTLFVGGRPEATVHHPVRWNATGPLLAGRTLIDGVWTAPFGGAIDDVRAYDRPLTAAEIATIAA, via the coding sequence ATGAGCGGTCCGGGGATCGACACCCCCGCCGGGTACACCGGCACCCATCGGATCGGCTCGGGCGGCGGCGCCACCGTCTACCGGGCGTGGGACGAACGCGGCGCGCGCTGGGTCGCCCTGAAGCTGTTTCACCGGTACGTACGGAGCCAGGCGGCCGTGCTCGCGTACCAGGACGCGTGCCGCGCGGTCGGCCGGCTCGGCGGGCACCCGTCGATCGCGGCCGTGCACGCGGTGGGCGTGACCCCGACCGGGCGGGCCTGGCAGGCGATGCGCCTGGGCGAGGGCGGCACGCTCGCCGAGGCGCTGCTGCGCACCGGCCCGGTCGACCAGGCGTGGGTGCTGGCCGCGGCCGTCCGGCTGGCGGACGCGCTCGCCTACGCGCACGGGCTGGCCGTGCCGCACGGGGCGGTGCGGCTGTCGAACGTGCTGCTGGATCTGGAGGGCCGGCCGCTGCTGTCCGACTTCAGCGTCGGTACGGCGTACCTCTCCCCGCGCGACGACCTCGCCGGCCTGGGTGAGGTGCTGTTCGCGCTGCTGACCGGCGCGGTGCCGCAGCCGGGTTTCGGCGTGTACGCGGGCCTGGCCACGCCGGGCGTGCTCGCGGTGCCCGGGCTGGCGGACGTGCTCGGCGCGGTGCTGGGCGTGCCGTCCGCGGTCGAGGTCGACTCGGCGCGGCAGTTCGGCGAGCGGCTGCGCGAGCTGCAGGCCGCGGCCGGGTTCGCGGTGTCGCCGCCGGACCCGTGGCTGGACGCCCCGGCCGCGGTGCCGGGCGCGCGGCGGACGCTGGAGCTGGGGTCCGCCGCCGAGGGTGACCGGGTGCCGGCCGTGGAGCGCGCGCCGGGCGCGGGGTGCGGGCCGGGGCGGCAGCGGAGCCGCGAGACGGAGCCGTCCACTCCGGACGCGGGCGAGGCGGAGGCCGATCGCACCGGGGCGGAACCCGCCGGTCCGGCCGTGACGGCCGAGGCGGCCGAGGCGGCCGAGGCGGCCGAGGCGGCCGAGGCGGTCGGCCAGGTGGACGCCGCCGCCGATCCGGAGGGCGACGATCCTCGGGAGGACGAGCCCGCCGCCCCCGCCGAGGTGGAGCCCGGCGAGGACTCCCCGGAGGCCGACCGCTCGGGCCCGCCGGAGCTCTCCCCCATCGACCTCATGCACCGCCGGGAGTCGCGCCGCCGCCGCATCACGGTCGCCGCGCTGACCACCGGCACGCTGCTGATCGGCGTCGCCGCGATCCCCACCACCCGCTCGTTCCTCGCCGGCGAACTGGAGCCGGCCCCGACGCCCGCCCCCACCGGCGCACCGTCGCCGCCCCGGTCCTCCGCTCCCCCGCTGCGCGCCGCGCGACCGCTGCCGCCCGACGGCGTGACCGGCGGGCTGCAGCTCTGGTGGCCGGCCGACGAGACCACCGGCCGTACGCTGGCCGACGCCTCCGGCACCGGCAACACCGCCACGCTGTCCGGCACCGCCGGCCGGGTCGCGGGCGGCCACGACGGCACCGGCTCCGCGATGCGGTTCAGCGCGTCCACCCCGGACGGTCAGGCCAGTGCCGGGCGTCCCGCCGTGCGTACCGACCGGAGCTTCACGGTCATGGCCTGGGCCTACCTCACCGACCGCCGTGCCGACCGTGGCATCCTCTGCCAGCCGGGCGCCGTGGGCAGTGCTTTCATCCTCCGGTACGACCGGGCCGCGGACGCCTGGCGGGCCCTCCTGCCGCGCACCGACTCCACCGCCCCGGACGCCGACGTCGCCACCGGCACCTCCACGCCGCAACTGCGCACCTGGACCCACCTGGCCGTCACTCACGACGCCGCCACCGGCACCGTCACCCTGTTCGTCGGCGGCCGCCCCGAGGCCACCGTCCACCACCCGGTCCGCTGGAACGCCACCGGCCCGCTCCTCGCCGGCCGCACCCTGATCGACGGCGTCTGGACCGCCCCGTTCGGCGGCGCCATCGACGACGTCCGCGCCTACGACCGCCCGCTGACCGCCGCCGAGATCGCCACCATCGCGGCCTGA
- a CDS encoding helix-turn-helix transcriptional regulator, which yields MDRQRDLPRLRALRRARRRRQGHPLPHGHAVVKPTRVTNSIRALRFAHDEMTQADLARRIGVTRQTVIAIEQGRYSPSLEIAFQIAHVFGVPLEDVFHYPSSPGES from the coding sequence CTGGATCGCCAACGCGATCTACCTCGGCTTCGTGCTCTCCGCCGTGCTCGGCGGCGTCGCCAAGGCCATCCTCTACCGCACGGGCATGCCGTGGTGAAGCCGACCCGGGTGACGAACAGCATCCGCGCCCTCCGCTTCGCCCACGACGAGATGACCCAGGCCGACCTGGCCCGGCGCATCGGCGTCACCCGGCAGACCGTCATCGCCATCGAGCAGGGCCGCTACTCGCCCTCGCTGGAGATCGCCTTCCAGATCGCGCACGTCTTCGGCGTCCCCCTCGAGGACGTCTTCCACTACCCCTCGTCACCCGGAGAGTCGTGA
- a CDS encoding NAD(P)-dependent alcohol dehydrogenase — MKALINRRYGDPSAVLELADLPRPSPARGEVLIRVHAAAVDPGVWILVTGRPPAMRLMGFGVRRPKHPVRGRDLAGVVVETGPDVTTLAPGDEVYGTCDRGSYAEYTVAPVTWLARKPARLSFAEAAAVPVSGQTALAAIRAAGPLTGRRMMITGAGGGIGVFAVQLAIAAGARVTAVCGPGKAALMESLGVDRVIDYTRDEVDRDGPVHDVILDTAGCRPFPLLRRALTRTGRVLLAGGGHDAPGLLGGFTRQLRAPLLTTFARQRFRPVAGRESTAGLEDLSRAIDAGTLTPVIGRTFPLESGADAITHLAGGHPTGKTVITI, encoded by the coding sequence ATGAAAGCCCTGATCAACCGGCGGTACGGAGATCCGTCCGCGGTCCTGGAGCTCGCCGACCTGCCCCGCCCGTCGCCGGCCCGCGGCGAGGTGCTGATCCGCGTCCACGCCGCCGCCGTCGACCCCGGCGTGTGGATTCTGGTCACCGGCCGCCCGCCCGCCATGCGCCTGATGGGCTTCGGGGTACGCCGCCCGAAGCACCCGGTCCGCGGCCGTGACCTGGCCGGCGTGGTCGTCGAGACCGGCCCGGACGTGACCACGCTCGCGCCCGGCGACGAGGTGTACGGCACCTGCGACCGCGGCTCCTACGCGGAGTACACGGTGGCGCCGGTGACGTGGCTGGCCCGCAAGCCGGCCCGGCTGTCGTTCGCCGAGGCCGCGGCCGTGCCGGTCTCCGGCCAGACCGCGCTCGCCGCGATCCGCGCCGCCGGTCCGCTCACCGGCCGCCGCATGATGATCACCGGCGCGGGCGGCGGCATCGGCGTCTTCGCGGTGCAGCTCGCGATCGCGGCCGGCGCGCGCGTCACCGCGGTCTGCGGCCCCGGCAAGGCCGCGCTGATGGAGTCGCTCGGCGTGGACCGCGTCATCGACTACACGCGCGACGAGGTCGACCGGGACGGCCCGGTCCACGACGTCATCCTGGACACCGCCGGCTGCCGCCCGTTCCCGCTGCTCCGCCGCGCGCTCACTCGCACCGGCCGGGTCCTGCTGGCCGGCGGCGGCCACGACGCCCCCGGCCTCCTCGGCGGCTTCACCCGACAGCTGCGCGCACCACTGCTCACCACCTTCGCCCGCCAGCGCTTCCGCCCGGTCGCCGGCCGGGAGAGCACCGCCGGCCTGGAGGACCTCTCCCGCGCCATCGACGCCGGCACCCTCACCCCGGTCATCGGCCGCACCTTCCCCCTCGAATCCGGCGCCGACGCGATCACCCACCTGGCCGGCGGCCACCCCACCGGCAAGACCGTCATCACGATCTGA